A single genomic interval of Streptococcus oralis subsp. dentisani harbors:
- the rplU gene encoding 50S ribosomal protein L21, with protein sequence MSTYAIIKTGGKQVKVEVGQAIYVEKLNVEAGQEVTFNEVVLVGGENTVVGTPLVAGATVVGTVEKQGKQKKVVTYKYKPKKGSHRKQGHRQPYTKVVINAINA encoded by the coding sequence ATGAGCACATACGCAATTATCAAAACTGGCGGAAAACAAGTTAAAGTTGAAGTTGGTCAAGCAATCTACGTTGAAAAATTGAACGTTGAAGCTGGTCAAGAAGTTACTTTTAACGAAGTTGTTCTTGTTGGTGGTGAAAACACTGTTGTCGGAACTCCACTTGTTGCTGGAGCTACTGTAGTTGGAACTGTTGAAAAACAAGGAAAACAAAAGAAAGTTGTTACTTACAAGTACAAACCTAAAAAAGGTAGCCACCGCAAACAAGGTCACCGTCAACCATATACAAAAGTTGTCATCAACGCGATCAACGCTTAA
- a CDS encoding LysR family transcriptional regulator, which produces MNIQQLRYVVAIANSGTFREAAEKMYVSQPSLSISVRDLEKELGFKIFRRTSSGTFLTRRGMEFYEKAQELVKGFDVFQNQYANPEEEKDEFSIASQHYDFLPPTITAFSERYPDYKNFRIFESTTVQILDEVAQGHSEIGIIYLNNQNKKGIMQRVEKLGLEVIELIPFQTHIYLREGHPLAQKEELVMEDLADLPTVRFTQEKDEYLYYSENFVDTSASSQMFNVTDRATLNGILERTDAYATGSGFLDSDSVNGITVIRLKDNLDNRMVYVKREEVELSQAGTLFVEVMQEYFDQKRKS; this is translated from the coding sequence ATGAACATTCAACAATTACGCTATGTTGTGGCTATTGCCAATAGTGGTACTTTCCGTGAAGCTGCTGAAAAGATGTATGTTAGTCAGCCGAGTCTGTCTATTTCTGTTCGCGATTTGGAAAAAGAGCTAGGTTTTAAGATTTTCCGTCGAACTAGTTCGGGAACATTTTTGACTCGTCGTGGAATGGAATTTTATGAGAAAGCGCAAGAATTGGTCAAAGGCTTTGATGTTTTTCAAAATCAATATGCCAATCCTGAGGAAGAAAAGGATGAATTTTCCATTGCCAGTCAGCACTATGACTTCTTGCCACCGACGATTACGGCTTTTTCAGAGCGCTATCCTGACTATAAGAACTTCCGTATTTTTGAATCAACTACTGTTCAAATTTTAGACGAAGTAGCCCAAGGGCATAGTGAGATTGGGATTATCTACCTCAACAATCAAAATAAAAAGGGCATCATGCAACGGGTTGAAAAGCTTGGTTTAGAAGTTATCGAACTAATTCCTTTCCAGACTCACATTTATCTTCGTGAAGGGCATCCTTTAGCACAGAAAGAGGAATTGGTCATGGAGGACCTAGCGGATTTACCAACGGTTCGTTTTACCCAGGAAAAGGATGAGTACCTATACTATTCAGAGAACTTTGTCGACACCAGCGCGAGCTCGCAGATGTTCAATGTGACGGACCGTGCTACTTTGAATGGTATTTTAGAGCGGACAGACGCCTATGCGACAGGTTCTGGATTTTTGGATAGTGACAGTGTCAATGGCATCACAGTCATTCGTCTCAAGGATAATCTAGATAACCGCATGGTCTATGTCAAACGGGAAGAAGTGGAGCTTAGCCAAGCTGGTACTCTTTTTGTAGAAGTCATGCAAGAATATTTTGATCAAAAGAGGAAATCATGA
- the rpmA gene encoding 50S ribosomal protein L27, giving the protein MLKMTLNNLQLFAHKKGGGSTSNGRDSQAKRLGAKAADGQTVTGGSILYRQRGTHIYPGVNVGRGGDDTLFAKVEGVVRFERKGRDKKQVSVYPIAK; this is encoded by the coding sequence ATGTTAAAAATGACTCTTAACAACTTGCAACTTTTCGCCCACAAAAAAGGTGGAGGTTCTACATCAAACGGACGTGATTCACAAGCGAAACGTCTTGGAGCTAAAGCAGCTGACGGACAAACTGTAACAGGTGGATCAATCCTTTACCGTCAACGTGGTACACACATCTACCCAGGTGTAAACGTTGGACGTGGTGGAGACGATACTTTGTTCGCTAAAGTTGAAGGCGTAGTACGCTTCGAACGTAAAGGTCGCGATAAAAAACAAGTTTCTGTTTACCCGATCGCAAAATAA
- a CDS encoding ribosomal-processing cysteine protease Prp: MIQAVFERAEDGELRSAEITGHAESGEYGLDVVCASVSTLAINFVNSIEKFAGYEPILELNEDEGGYLKVEIPADLPSHQREMTQLFFESFFLGMANLSENSSEFVQTRVITEN, translated from the coding sequence ATGATACAAGCAGTCTTTGAGAGAGCCGAAGATGGCGAGCTGAGGAGTGCGGAAATTACTGGACACGCCGAAAGTGGCGAATACGGCTTAGATGTCGTGTGTGCATCGGTTTCTACGCTTGCCATTAACTTTGTCAATTCCATTGAGAAATTTGCAGGCTATGAACCAATCTTAGAATTAAACGAAGATGAAGGTGGCTATCTAAAGGTTGAAATACCAGCGGATCTTCCTTCGCACCAGAGAGAAATGACGCAGTTATTCTTTGAATCATTTTTCTTAGGTATGGCAAACTTATCGGAGAACTCTTCTGAGTTCGTCCAAACCAGAGTTATCACAGAAAACTAA
- the lspA gene encoding signal peptidase II encodes MKKRGIVAVIVLLLIGLDQWVKAYVVQQIPLGEVRSWIPNLVSLTYLQNRGAAFSMLQDQQWLFAVITLVVMVGAIWYLHKHMEDSLWLVFGLTLIIAGGLGNFIDRMSQGFVVDMFHLDFINFAIFNVADSYLTVGVIVLLIAMLKEEVNGNKN; translated from the coding sequence ATGAAAAAAAGAGGAATAGTAGCAGTCATTGTACTGCTTTTGATTGGGCTGGATCAGTGGGTTAAAGCCTATGTTGTCCAGCAGATTCCACTGGGTGAAGTGCGTTCGTGGATCCCCAATCTCGTTAGCTTGACCTATCTGCAAAATAGAGGGGCAGCCTTCTCCATGCTGCAAGATCAGCAGTGGTTATTTGCTGTCATTACACTGGTCGTCATGGTAGGTGCCATTTGGTATCTACATAAACACATGGAGGACTCTCTCTGGTTGGTTTTTGGACTGACCTTGATAATCGCTGGAGGTCTGGGTAACTTTATCGACAGAATGAGTCAAGGTTTTGTGGTGGATATGTTTCACCTAGACTTTATCAACTTTGCGATTTTCAATGTGGCTGACAGCTATTTGACAGTTGGTGTCATTGTTTTATTGATTGCAATGCTAAAAGAGGAAGTAAATGGAAATAAAAATTGA